One stretch of Pseudoalteromonas shioyasakiensis DNA includes these proteins:
- a CDS encoding S9 family peptidase yields MSRYLTFMLGLALFTLSFTSFAKSAKLSVEDFSKGNDFSRVTISPDGNYVAAIKKHEGKNSLIIVDTSKFAVTHAVAFPGNAQVGEYHWVNNERVILEKEYLKGWQDTPIYYGELFAVNVDGSRGAYVIGYHGEQQTGTRLKKQTPVQGTSYLLDPLLHDDKKVLVVTYPWTATNEPTTVVYEVDVYRGLRTLITRSPAPMGRFLTDHDGNVRIAVSSDDYLNATIHVREPEGGFWKELDLEGINYTDISLKAFDKSGESVYATASKGGEAESLIKINLKTKEVTKIFQDKHVSPSHIWVDEISKELFAIETEADYPSYAFVDSNSPKSQRLKDLLGALPGSQVQLVSSTEDDSKNIIFASSDINPGQYYLYDANTNKLRALFSARGWINQDEMAQTTPLRFKSRDGLTILAYLTVPNGKAEKNLPLVVMPHGGPIARDYWGYDPEVQMLANKGMAVLKVNFRGSEGFGMNFQEAGYRQWGQNVQHDIIDGVKLLIKDGTVDKDNICIMGASFGGYSALQSAIIEPDMFKCAIGLMGVYDLPLMYEEGDTQARSHGLNYLKTVIGTDEAELKAFSPAYNVDKLKAPVLIVHGGEDERAPIEQAESLEAALKKAKHPYEITILDDEGHGFYKEEHRALYYKKVLAFLDEHLKL; encoded by the coding sequence ATGTCTCGATACCTCACTTTTATGCTGGGGCTCGCGTTATTTACGCTGTCATTTACCAGTTTCGCTAAATCTGCAAAATTATCAGTAGAAGATTTTAGTAAAGGTAATGACTTTAGTCGTGTAACCATCTCTCCTGATGGCAATTACGTCGCTGCTATTAAAAAGCACGAAGGTAAAAATTCACTCATCATTGTTGATACAAGCAAGTTTGCAGTAACTCACGCGGTTGCTTTTCCGGGTAATGCACAGGTTGGCGAATACCACTGGGTAAACAATGAGCGTGTTATTCTTGAAAAAGAGTATTTAAAAGGCTGGCAAGATACCCCCATCTATTATGGTGAGTTATTTGCTGTGAATGTTGATGGTAGCCGTGGCGCATATGTAATTGGTTATCATGGTGAGCAGCAAACGGGTACTCGGTTAAAAAAACAAACTCCAGTCCAAGGAACCTCATACCTTTTAGATCCTTTACTTCATGATGATAAAAAAGTTTTGGTTGTCACTTACCCATGGACTGCAACCAATGAACCAACTACCGTTGTATATGAAGTCGATGTTTATCGCGGTCTGCGCACCCTAATTACGCGATCACCTGCACCTATGGGACGTTTTTTAACAGACCATGATGGCAATGTTCGTATCGCTGTATCAAGTGACGATTACCTCAATGCGACAATTCATGTTCGAGAGCCTGAAGGCGGTTTTTGGAAAGAGCTTGATTTAGAAGGTATTAATTACACCGATATCTCATTAAAGGCGTTTGATAAATCTGGTGAGTCTGTATATGCCACTGCATCAAAAGGTGGAGAAGCAGAGAGTCTTATTAAAATTAACCTAAAAACCAAAGAAGTGACGAAAATCTTTCAAGATAAACATGTTTCACCGTCGCATATTTGGGTTGATGAAATATCCAAAGAGTTATTTGCTATAGAAACTGAGGCTGACTACCCAAGCTATGCGTTTGTTGATAGTAATTCGCCTAAATCACAGCGTCTTAAAGATTTATTGGGCGCACTGCCAGGCAGTCAAGTACAGCTAGTTAGTAGTACAGAAGACGACTCAAAAAATATTATTTTCGCATCGAGCGATATAAACCCAGGGCAATATTATCTTTATGATGCGAATACCAATAAGTTAAGAGCGCTTTTCTCTGCGCGAGGCTGGATAAATCAAGATGAAATGGCGCAAACCACACCACTGCGTTTTAAAAGCCGCGATGGTTTAACAATTCTTGCTTATTTAACTGTGCCAAATGGCAAAGCTGAGAAAAACTTACCTTTAGTTGTTATGCCGCATGGTGGCCCAATCGCTCGTGATTACTGGGGCTATGACCCAGAAGTACAAATGTTAGCGAATAAAGGTATGGCAGTGCTCAAGGTTAACTTCCGTGGTTCAGAGGGGTTTGGTATGAACTTCCAAGAAGCCGGTTATCGCCAGTGGGGACAAAATGTTCAGCACGATATTATTGATGGTGTAAAACTATTAATAAAAGATGGCACGGTTGATAAAGATAACATTTGTATTATGGGTGCCAGCTTTGGTGGTTACTCTGCTCTACAAAGCGCGATAATCGAACCAGATATGTTCAAGTGTGCAATAGGCCTGATGGGGGTTTACGACTTGCCTCTTATGTATGAAGAGGGTGACACGCAAGCGCGCAGTCATGGACTTAATTACCTAAAAACAGTGATTGGTACTGATGAGGCAGAACTAAAAGCATTCTCGCCTGCTTATAATGTCGATAAGCTAAAAGCACCTGTTCTTATTGTACATGGTGGTGAAGATGAACGTGCGCCCATTGAACAAGCTGAATCATTAGAAGCTGCTTTGAAAAAAGCTAAGCATCCATATGAAATAACTATTCTTGATGATGAAGGTCACGGTTTTTATAAAGAAGAGCACCGTGCTTTATACTACAAAAAAGTATTGGCCTTCTTAGATGAACATTTAAAGCTTTAA
- a CDS encoding sel1 repeat family protein yields the protein MLLFNTAAADVVYKKQKTCPHCHSEHYSLSNHSKVLRFTILPIIPLSINYQRQCDDCGYVTPAPWYSLPALELVSFIKYFIGLFFIVYLLTKALIGANEQTENEQTYLNEPKLFDTYFVYSDKFTGKPKRINNLKVAQLVEFDDKNMTFRVANYTYKYNKDIEIAMRTSMLVQDDYFSSKTLTFSKSQIKQLYDNGTIYKIMRPELYSLFGGFVMHPPRPKPLYTGVKLDKHNQEGITYFKDGLYEEALKSFTLSAEDGYAWGQLNLGQMYRDGQGTEVNNEKAAYWLNKATLQGNPKAKIELAELCLSYDCSKLNTQ from the coding sequence ATGCTTCTATTTAATACCGCTGCAGCTGATGTTGTTTATAAAAAACAAAAAACGTGCCCTCACTGCCATAGCGAACATTATTCTTTAAGCAATCATAGTAAAGTTTTACGCTTTACTATTTTGCCCATCATCCCATTATCTATTAATTATCAAAGACAATGTGATGACTGTGGCTATGTTACTCCTGCACCTTGGTATTCATTGCCAGCCTTAGAATTAGTGTCGTTTATAAAATACTTTATTGGTCTATTCTTCATCGTTTACCTATTAACAAAAGCATTAATCGGTGCGAATGAGCAAACAGAAAACGAGCAAACTTACTTAAACGAGCCAAAGTTATTTGATACCTATTTTGTCTATTCAGATAAATTTACTGGCAAACCAAAACGTATTAACAATTTGAAAGTAGCTCAGCTCGTTGAATTTGATGATAAAAACATGACTTTTAGAGTTGCTAACTACACTTACAAGTACAATAAAGACATTGAGATTGCGATGCGTACCAGCATGCTAGTTCAAGATGATTACTTTTCGAGTAAAACCCTGACTTTCAGTAAATCACAAATAAAGCAGCTTTATGATAACGGCACCATATATAAAATTATGCGACCTGAGCTATATAGTTTATTTGGTGGTTTTGTTATGCACCCGCCTAGACCTAAGCCTCTATATACGGGCGTTAAGCTAGATAAGCACAACCAAGAAGGGATCACTTACTTCAAAGATGGCTTATACGAGGAAGCGTTGAAAAGCTTTACGCTGTCTGCAGAAGATGGTTATGCATGGGGGCAATTAAACTTAGGTCAGATGTATCGTGATGGCCAAGGGACAGAAGTGAATAACGAAAAAGCAGCTTACTGGCTCAACAAAGCTACCTTACAAGGGAATCCTAAAGCAAAGATTGAGCTCGCAGAGCTATGCTTGAGTTACGATTGTAGTAAATTGAATACTCAATAA
- the dbpA gene encoding ATP-dependent RNA helicase DbpA, producing MTATAFSSLALPRELTDNLSTLGYTQMTPVQAQSLPVILQGKDIIAQAKTGSGKTAAFSLGVLAKLNVKRFRIQSLILCPTRELAEQVAEEVRKLARGIHNIKVLTLCGGVSIGPQIGSLEHGAHIIVGTPGRVDDHIRKGTLRLDDVETLVLDEADQMLDMGFQDTLDAIVECIPNQRQTLLFSATYPKSIAAVAERVLSNPEMIKVEEEQTKSTIKQYFYKLDNNKQRFNTLKLLLLKFQPESCVVFCNTKVETQQICDDLYAEGFSAVALHGDLEQRERERTLIRFANKSACILVATDVAARGLDINDMDMVVNYHLAHDPQTHVHRVGRTGRAGKKGIACSIYGEAEQFKVAQIGDHYERDFDPEPIPPFSLLEKPAYKPTMATIMIDAGKKQKIRAGDILGALTGKEGIAGHQVGKINVLDNVAFIAVERAAAKPALRKLTEGNIKKRKIRARRLSR from the coding sequence GTGACTGCTACTGCTTTTTCATCTTTGGCTTTGCCGCGAGAGTTAACCGATAACTTATCAACTTTAGGTTATACGCAAATGACGCCAGTACAAGCGCAAAGTTTGCCAGTGATCTTACAAGGCAAAGATATTATTGCCCAAGCAAAAACCGGGTCGGGTAAAACGGCTGCATTTAGTTTAGGTGTGTTGGCTAAGTTAAATGTGAAACGGTTTCGAATTCAGTCTCTAATTTTGTGCCCTACTCGAGAGCTAGCAGAGCAGGTAGCTGAAGAAGTGCGTAAGCTTGCACGTGGTATCCATAATATTAAAGTTTTGACTTTATGTGGCGGTGTCTCTATTGGTCCACAAATTGGTTCGCTAGAACATGGCGCACATATTATTGTCGGTACCCCTGGTCGTGTTGACGATCATATTCGCAAAGGCACATTACGCTTAGATGATGTCGAAACCTTAGTGTTAGACGAAGCTGACCAAATGTTAGATATGGGCTTTCAAGATACCCTTGATGCTATTGTTGAGTGCATTCCAAATCAACGTCAAACGTTATTGTTTAGTGCGACTTATCCAAAATCAATAGCAGCTGTTGCTGAGAGAGTACTTAGCAATCCTGAAATGATTAAGGTAGAAGAAGAGCAAACCAAAAGCACAATCAAACAATACTTTTACAAGCTAGATAACAACAAACAGCGCTTTAATACATTGAAGCTGTTGTTATTGAAGTTCCAGCCAGAAAGCTGTGTGGTTTTTTGTAACACCAAGGTTGAAACACAACAGATTTGTGATGACCTTTATGCTGAAGGGTTTAGTGCGGTTGCCTTACACGGTGATTTAGAACAACGTGAACGTGAACGTACCTTAATCCGCTTTGCTAATAAAAGCGCCTGTATTTTGGTGGCAACGGATGTTGCAGCACGAGGCTTAGATATCAATGACATGGACATGGTAGTGAACTATCATCTAGCACATGACCCACAAACCCATGTTCACCGTGTTGGCCGTACTGGTCGAGCAGGTAAAAAGGGCATAGCATGTTCTATTTATGGTGAAGCTGAGCAATTTAAAGTGGCACAAATTGGTGACCACTATGAGCGTGATTTTGACCCAGAACCGATTCCTCCATTTAGCTTGCTCGAAAAACCCGCTTATAAGCCTACTATGGCAACGATTATGATTGATGCCGGTAAAAAGCAAAAAATTCGTGCCGGTGATATTTTAGGTGCATTAACAGGCAAAGAAGGGATTGCAGGCCATCAGGTAGGTAAAATTAACGTACTTGATAATGTGGCTTTTATTGCTGTGGAGCGAGCTGCTGCAAAACCTGCATTACGTAAATTGACTGAAGGTAATATTAAAAAGCGTAAAATTCGTGCGCGACGTTTGAGCAGATAA
- a CDS encoding molecular chaperone DnaJ produces MVNPLIDEIFYLLLEQPVWKVHTLTSALSESGKIEQLDNDPQKDLFKRNFLVMNALYQLQTQLAPEQQLQIASLHIELVNEQISNALENHDPLRDYYLDWQNYDTTSDEIDAMLTDFWQRFSSYSPKRVILSLSQQQLLELQQAWQLPTDFSEKQLQKRWRLLALKHHPDRQGCAIEFKKIQLEYEQLKASCS; encoded by the coding sequence ATGGTTAACCCACTGATTGATGAGATTTTTTACCTTCTTTTGGAACAACCTGTTTGGAAGGTTCATACGCTTACCAGCGCACTTAGCGAATCAGGAAAAATTGAGCAATTAGATAATGACCCACAAAAAGATCTGTTTAAGCGCAACTTTTTAGTTATGAATGCTCTATATCAGCTGCAAACACAACTTGCACCAGAGCAACAGCTACAAATTGCCTCATTACATATTGAGCTTGTTAATGAGCAGATAAGTAACGCATTAGAAAATCACGATCCGCTGCGAGATTATTATTTAGATTGGCAAAACTATGATACAACGAGCGATGAGATTGATGCGATGTTAACTGATTTTTGGCAGCGCTTTTCATCATATAGTCCAAAAAGGGTCATTCTCTCGCTATCTCAGCAGCAGCTGTTGGAATTACAACAGGCGTGGCAGCTACCTACTGACTTTTCGGAAAAACAGTTACAAAAGCGTTGGCGACTACTGGCGCTAAAACACCACCCAGACCGCCAAGGCTGTGCAATTGAGTTTAAGAAAATACAACTTGAATATGAGCAACTTAAAGCTAGCTGCTCATAA
- a CDS encoding tetratricopeptide repeat protein translates to MFTSLRVSLLTALMFSCSLFFSQSSFASTSLLEQFSQSEQWQEKQQLAKKLLNQNTTNQEQSLDIYMQLGDFALAKGNFSAAVKNYQLAEQATSFAATPKRYFLALKMQGVTYYYQGLMQQAVIAYSRALSIAKKLPEPIAEANLLSNIGLAYFDMFNMEQALKYYKEAKDIYEEHGNAQDKADILHNIAGIYIRLSSYDTALEMYRETLEIFQKLGDEDGIAQSYGNMGVAYSELGQYQLSLHYYQRALRYYQETNNAYFLSSRHANIANVYLRTGDLELALSHAEKAVEFAKSIDNKTLELAGLLSQAKIELLQGKLNKAEATLTTSVSMAKQYKDDLRVQDGAGMMALIKSGKGDYAGAVASFDEFVRSFKSEQSIRLLKSMSELQSQIQASQLSQEIVELKQLQHVQELEMSKQRQLGIMLFILFVMIVVTGITIYRRSIEKGAKEQLSLMVAKRTKELEETAEQLRSANEIKSQFLANISHEIRTPLTAILGQTDNLMNGYYKPEQLNDELAVIQKQSDHLKELINDVLDISKIEANKLELSLKEGDLVRLLTDVHSMLSGQAKDKGLNFTFHNVLGEQFYCQLDFTRIKQILINLCANAIKFTNQGEVELKVSKVEQGVWFRVTDTGIGMNTEQLKQIFECFRQGDNSISRRFGGTGLGLSLSQQLAMMMGGYISVESELNKGSIFSFYLPCKERTPSSDVIESEKFVQPVVKGLSGKVLLAEDHPDNRRLIARYLESMGLEVIAVENGEQAVEQCLKEFPDVVLLDIQMPVLDGLKALKLLQECGFTQPVYALTANAISHEIDSYLQAGFTGYLAKPIDKKVFYTQLAKHCKKDSAVAKSRQDMSDLVASFINSFEHESALIQQHFAAHELFNLQQDAHRIGGAAKMFALDDIADSAMALESALKQDKTADLTSLVAQLLEHLHNASVDQNSSISPS, encoded by the coding sequence ATGTTCACATCACTGCGTGTTAGCTTGCTCACTGCTTTAATGTTCAGTTGTAGTTTGTTTTTTTCGCAGTCTAGCTTTGCATCCACTTCGTTACTTGAGCAATTTAGCCAATCCGAGCAATGGCAAGAAAAGCAACAGCTTGCCAAAAAACTGCTTAATCAAAATACAACAAATCAAGAACAAAGCCTCGATATATACATGCAGCTTGGGGACTTTGCTCTAGCTAAAGGTAATTTCTCAGCGGCCGTAAAAAATTACCAATTGGCAGAGCAAGCAACTAGTTTTGCTGCGACCCCAAAGCGCTATTTCCTTGCCCTAAAAATGCAGGGCGTAACTTATTATTATCAAGGCTTGATGCAGCAAGCGGTAATTGCTTACAGCAGAGCATTAAGTATTGCCAAAAAGCTACCTGAACCAATTGCTGAGGCTAATTTGCTAAGTAATATTGGCCTTGCCTACTTTGATATGTTCAATATGGAGCAAGCGCTGAAATATTACAAAGAAGCGAAAGATATTTACGAAGAACATGGTAATGCACAAGATAAAGCCGATATATTACACAACATTGCAGGTATTTATATTCGTTTATCTAGTTATGATACTGCATTAGAAATGTATCGAGAAACGCTAGAGATTTTCCAAAAGTTAGGCGATGAAGATGGCATAGCTCAGTCTTATGGCAATATGGGGGTTGCGTATTCTGAACTTGGTCAGTATCAACTTTCTTTGCACTACTATCAGCGAGCCTTGAGATACTACCAAGAAACGAATAATGCTTACTTTCTCTCATCTCGCCACGCTAATATCGCCAATGTATATTTACGCACCGGTGATTTAGAGCTTGCCTTAAGTCATGCAGAAAAAGCAGTTGAATTTGCAAAAAGTATTGATAATAAAACCTTAGAGCTTGCAGGCTTATTGTCACAGGCAAAAATCGAGTTATTACAAGGTAAGCTAAATAAAGCTGAAGCAACTCTCACCACCTCTGTTTCTATGGCTAAACAATATAAAGACGATCTTAGAGTGCAAGATGGTGCCGGAATGATGGCCCTGATTAAATCCGGAAAAGGAGATTATGCCGGAGCTGTTGCTAGTTTTGATGAGTTTGTTCGTTCATTTAAAAGTGAGCAAAGCATCAGATTATTAAAGTCAATGAGCGAGCTACAAAGCCAAATCCAAGCAAGTCAGCTCAGTCAAGAAATTGTTGAGTTGAAGCAGCTACAGCATGTACAAGAGCTCGAAATGTCAAAACAGCGTCAGTTGGGCATTATGTTGTTTATCTTATTTGTGATGATAGTGGTAACGGGTATTACTATTTACCGTCGCAGTATTGAAAAAGGTGCAAAAGAGCAACTTTCGTTAATGGTTGCTAAGCGGACCAAGGAGCTTGAAGAAACGGCAGAGCAACTACGTAGTGCTAACGAAATTAAAAGTCAGTTTTTAGCAAATATTAGTCATGAAATTCGTACTCCTTTAACCGCAATACTGGGCCAAACTGATAATTTAATGAATGGTTATTATAAACCAGAGCAGTTAAACGATGAGCTTGCCGTGATTCAAAAACAAAGCGATCATTTAAAAGAGCTGATTAACGACGTTCTCGATATTAGTAAAATCGAGGCTAACAAGCTTGAGTTAAGCCTAAAAGAAGGTGATTTAGTTCGATTACTCACCGACGTCCACTCGATGCTCAGTGGTCAGGCTAAAGATAAAGGCCTTAACTTTACTTTTCATAATGTGCTTGGCGAGCAGTTTTACTGTCAGCTAGATTTTACCCGCATAAAACAGATACTCATCAACCTATGTGCAAATGCAATTAAATTCACTAACCAAGGCGAAGTAGAGTTAAAAGTCTCTAAAGTAGAGCAAGGCGTGTGGTTTCGTGTAACTGATACCGGTATTGGTATGAATACCGAGCAACTAAAACAAATATTTGAGTGTTTTAGGCAAGGAGATAACAGTATTAGCCGACGCTTTGGGGGGACAGGGCTTGGGTTAAGCTTATCGCAACAGCTTGCAATGATGATGGGGGGTTATATTAGTGTTGAAAGTGAGCTAAATAAAGGCAGCATATTTTCGTTTTACTTACCATGTAAAGAACGTACTCCAAGCTCTGATGTGATAGAGTCTGAAAAGTTTGTACAGCCAGTTGTAAAAGGTTTATCTGGGAAAGTTCTACTCGCTGAAGATCACCCTGATAATCGCCGTTTAATTGCTCGTTATTTAGAATCTATGGGCCTTGAAGTAATTGCGGTAGAAAATGGTGAGCAAGCTGTAGAGCAGTGCCTTAAGGAATTTCCTGATGTGGTACTGCTGGATATTCAAATGCCAGTACTTGATGGTTTAAAAGCGCTCAAGTTATTACAAGAGTGCGGCTTTACACAGCCAGTATATGCGTTAACGGCTAATGCTATTAGCCACGAAATCGACAGTTATCTTCAAGCAGGGTTCACCGGTTACCTTGCTAAACCAATTGATAAGAAAGTATTTTATACGCAACTTGCTAAGCATTGTAAAAAGGACAGCGCAGTAGCTAAATCTCGGCAAGATATGAGTGATTTAGTTGCAAGCTTTATTAATAGCTTTGAGCATGAAAGCGCGTTGATACAGCAGCACTTTGCAGCCCATGAGCTATTTAATTTACAACAGGATGCTCACCGAATCGGTGGTGCTGCGAAAATGTTTGCGCTGGATGATATCGCGGATAGTGCTATGGCACTTGAATCGGCATTGAAGCAAGATAAAACTGCTGACTTAACTAGTTTGGTTGCTCAATTACTAGAGCATCTACACAACGCTTCGGTTGATCAAAACAGCTCAATATCACCGTCTTGA